In Oxobacter pfennigii, the genomic window GCTTTGTTTTAAATCTGTATAAAAAGTTGATTCTAAACCACCTGCATAGTCTCTCTGATATTTTTTCTCACTTTTATAGTTACCCATAACTGAACCAAGCCTATCAATTGTATAAATCTGACTCTTCTTTAGTAAAGGTACTAACTTAAAAAATTCAAAACCGCCTTGTTCATAACCTCGTCTAATAATAAGTTCATCTATGTCTGCCCAGCATTCATCATATTTTCTCCATCTTGGCTCCGTAACTTGGACAACATAGGAAATTATTTTTTTTGCTTTCTTAATATCCAAAATACCCACCTTTTCCTTCACAATAACGTTTTGCATACATGAAGTTTCCGAGCCTTAGAGCGACAGCTCTTAGATTCAGAAATGCATTGTTAGTGGATGTTATCACTTCATAATAATTTTTTCAAACCATTTCAGTTATTTCCTATACAATGCACTTTCTTATTACTAAAAACATAAAAGTGTGTAGTATTCTTTATTTTATTTAGACAACTTTCTTATTTGGTTTTTTCTTGATTTTTATCATTTCTATAAGTTCATTTAAATAACGATCATCTTCAATTCTTATTAATAGCCATTTCCCATCATGATATTGTTTAGTAGCATCATAGATTGAAGTTATAAAACTACTATATTCATTTTTTCTATTTTCAAATTGCTCAATTTCTTTCTTGCCATACACGAGAACAATAGAAAAGCCATTCTTCTCAGGAAATATTGATAATAGAGTCTTCCCGTTTTTACGAAATCTTACCAGTACACCATAATTCTTTCCACCAAAATATATCTCTTTATCAAAATCATAGTTTTCTTCAACAAATTCTATTAATCTGTCAAATTGCATTACAGCAATGTCACCAATAAAATCCCGTATTTCATCATAAGATGGCAACGGTCTTTATTATATATCCTTTCATATTCCATTTTGAATCCTCCCTCAAATTTCCAAAGATTAAAAATACAAGTCCTACTTTCCGCTATAAGATAAATCGACCCCCAAGCCCTACCTTATCACCTTTATTGGATTTCTAATAAAATAAATTCTACTAATTTACTCCAATTCCTTCATTTGTTATATTAGTTATTGAAGTTTAATTTGCACAAAGCACGCCACTTCCATAGGAATGTCCATCAAAGTATTACATAAGTTCTATAACTTTTACCGTCTGCTGCGATTTTTCATAAAAACAGTTAAAGATGTACCGTAACTGTATGCACTACAGCTTAAGTACATCTTTAACTCCTTTTTACAAACTTTCGCGACTCATTAAACTTCTGAGGTTTCCCTCATTGGCTTTTGCTTATTCATTTATATAAGTATTCACTCTGTCCTGTATGGTCTTTGCAGTATCTTCAGCAGTCTTCTGGCCTGCGAAAAAGGCTGCTGTCTCTTCCCGGATTATTGACAATACTTTCTGGTCGGCATTTGTATATTTTTCTGCATCAGTTAAAAGCTCCTGTATAACTTTAACATCTTCCTCGGTAATTGGTTTATTTAAATTAATAGACTGGCCATTCATGTTCATCATAATTTTTGCATTACCGTTACTACTGCTGACCTTCTTTGACATTTCAACTGCGTTCTGAGCGGATTTTTCTGATGCAGTTTTATTAACCGGCAGCCCCACTAAAGAGTTTTGTGACATCATTTCATCGGAAGCTAAGAATTTAAGGAACTCCCATGCCAGCTCTTTATTGGAAGAATTATTGCTGATTCCATATAAGGTATTGGTAGTGAAGGATAGTCCGGCACCCTCTCCCGGGTAATTGAGAAATTCCACACCGTCACTATAAGTCTGCTTTGCCATCATCATATCCATGTAATTCCTTATGCCGCCTGCGCTGAATACTGTGTTTCCCCTTGCAGCCAGGTCGGTGATTTTGCCCTGGGAAGTATCTGTATTCACATAACCACTATCGATCATAGACTTAGCCATATTCAAAAGGGCAACGAATTCCCTAGAATCAAAGCCGGCAGCCTTTTCATTTTTATCTACGAATTTATCATAGCTTTCCGAGACAAGTGATGACATTATAGTGCTCCCATCCATTCCTGACAGTGCATACATACCTTGAGCACCATCTTTTTTACTGTTTTCTACAATCTCTTGTGCTGCCTGTTCAAAATCCTCCCAGCTCCATTTGCTGTCATCGATATCTATATTATATTTATCAAGCAATGCTTTATTTGCTTCCAATACATTTAAGTTTACGCTTAACGGCAAACCATAGAGGTTTCCATTATACTTCATGGCATCAAGGATATTTGCATAGTATTTACCCATATCGAAACTTTCATCAGACTGAATCATATCGCTCAAGTTTACAAGCATATTCTTATCAATATAATTTTCGTAGGGCAGAGGGCTTAATAACATAATGTCGGTCCCATTTCCGGACATAAGCTGGGTATTCATGGCGCTGACATATTTTTCAACATCTTCAGGCTTTTCACCTACCCTGATGCTGGTATTTTTTCCGTCACTTGCCGGCAAAGGGTTGGACGTATATTCTTTCACATCGATGGTCACACCGGGATGCTGTTCTTCAAACAGCTTTACTGCTGTGTCCAGATACATATCTTTCGTCATCACTGAAACTGTTAAAGTGTTATTGCCTGAGCTGGTCTCTTTACTGTTGTTATTTGCAGTACTACCGCATGCCGTTATGGCTGACGATGTAAATACTGCCAAAACCAGGCAGGTAATCCTTTTTAAAATTTTTTTACTTAATGAAAGGTGACACACCTCCACTTTCAGGCTTGATTTTGGGTTGGGAGGTATGTCCCCAACTAATAAATTATTTTTTAGCATTTTTGGTAACACTCCTTTTATAGTTTTTTATATTTTTATTGTCCTATTTTGAGTATGTGCAGCTGCACGGTATATTGAGAGGAATATGAATGCCAGCACAACGGACACTCCTTTTATATCAACAGCTACCGGCATTTTGAATATGAGTAAAATCAATACACCTAATATAATTGAAGAAATTAAACACAGGCAGCTATACAGCAAAAGTTTAATGCAATTCTCTTCTTTAAGTTCCAACAGTTTAAGCCCCAGATAGTACAGGGGAAAACCTATAAGAAGTCCAATGCATGCATTCCAGTTCTGCATTATATTCAGTACATTCATCTTCATTTCTGTGTATGTTGGGACATATCCGGCATTTTGAACTTTTGTCTGTGCCAAGCTCTTAAAAAGGCCGGAGAAAAAATCAATGTCTATAAGCTCATTGGGCACATACTCCGCTGGAATATAAAGGCTGAATTTGATGTTGTCCCACAGAAGGTAAATGAATACAAATATCACTACCATTTCCAGCATAGTCATGGTTATCATTAGGCATTTCAGCTTTAAAACATCGCTAAAATAGTCTTCTTTAAGCCCGGATTTTATAATGCTGTATATATCAACAGCTCTTTTTTTAATCAGGTAAAGCAGCATTATGATTGCTGACATACCGGCCATAAAAATGCACAGCCTTGTTTTCTGCGACACCAGTATATTTTCAAGGTTATAATCTATTATTTTATAATCTAAAGCATTTTTTCCTATGGAACCAAGGGCTTCTTTAGCTTTACTTATATTTTGTCCGGTTATATTCCCACCGGCTTTAACCTCGAAGGAAGTTATTTCTGAATTTTCATCATATATAAGCATTTGTTCCACAGGTATATAAATATTTCCCAGTCCGCTGTCTGTAATGGCCTGCACAATGGACTCATCCCCTTTTATAACTCCGATTATTTTAAACTCCTGCCCATAGAGCTCTATGGGCATCCCAACAACATTGTCATTGTTAAATAACTTCTCTGCCAGGTTTTCATCCACCACGGCGACTTTTTCATCCTTATTGCCTTCTGTTATAAAACTTCCCGACTTAAACTCTATTTGATGAAACATGCCGTATTTATAATTGACACCGTATACTTCAGCTTCGGTCCGGCTGTCTTTATATGAAACTGCAGACTTTTCTGCTGAAGAATAGGCCATATCAGTATCTTTAAAAGAAAACTCCTGCATGTGTCTTATGTCATCCATGGTAAAAGCGCTTCTTTCCTGTGATGCTGAACCTTTTAGCACATTTACCGAGACTTTATTGGTTTTATATACCCCATTAGTTTCACTATATTTTGATGTTATGGACCACCCAAATAAAGAATTAAAAATCAGTATGAATATACCGGCAGCCAGTATAAAATAGGCAGGTTTAAATGCTTTCAATTTTTCACCTCTTTTCACATCAGGTACAATCTACTGCTCCACGACCACCACCTTGTCGCCGTCGGACAGGGATTTAGTGCTGTCTGTTACAATCTTGTCCATTGGCATTATTCCATTAACTATAGCCGACATTGTGCTGTCTGAGTCTTCAACGGTAACATCTGCTCTCTGTACATAATTTTCAGTGCCCAGGGGACCGTCATTTTTTTTAATTACAAATACATAGTAACCGTTATTGTCGGTATACACGGAGCTGTTTGGCACCAGGGCAGAATACTGTTTGGTCTTATTAGAAATATAAATCTGCCCCTTCTCTCCTCCCTGCAGCTCCTGGTCATTAACATCTATTACAAGCACCTTATTATCTCCATTCTGCAGTTCTTCCTTTATCTGGGCGACTGCACCTTTTACTACTTTATCACCGAGGGAGGTGATGCGGACATCCACTGAATCTCCTATTGTTACATAACCTGCCAGGTCCCTGTCCACCGGTATGTCAACCTGAAAACCTCCGGAAGTTTCAGCCAGCTTGAAGAGGGGCTTGGAGCTGTTAGCCATGGAGCCTTTACTGAAATTGACCTCGGTTATTATACCGCCGGCTGAAGCCATATATATACCGTTGTTGGCCACCTGTTTTTCTAAAGCTTCTATTCTTCTTGCTGCTATTTCCAGATTAAGCTGGCCATTTTCAATATCCTGCTGGTTTTCCTTGATATAGGATTCTTTTGCCATGAGAGACGAATCATAACTTCTTTGTGCGGTATTCATGGCTGCTTCTGCGTTTTTTAAATTTTTTTCCGATTCATAACCATGCTCATAAAGGGTTTTTATATCCTGATATTCCTTTGTCTTTTGAGTCAAATTTTCCAGGGCTGTTTCAATATTATTGTCCAGGGTTATTATATTGCTGCTGTCCTTAAGCTTGTTTAGGGAAATTTGCTGCTGCTGATATTTGGCCTTTTCATCCTCCAGGCTTGATTTGAGGCTGTCTATATCAAGGCTTAATATCTGCTGCCCTGCCCTTACGGTATCGCCTGCCTGTACATTAACATCCAAAACCTTCAGGCTTGTATCGGTATATTCTTCTATAACTAACTTTGCTTCAATTATGCCTTCGCCGCTTATTTCCTTTATCAATGCCCCTCCCGACGGTTTTTCAAGGGTGACTCTCGGTAGAGTAAAATTATTTATTGTATTGGAGAAAAAGGTTAATAAGACCATGGTTATCATGAATATTACCAACAGCTTTCCCGTTATTTTTTTTCTTTTGGCGTAATCCATCAGTTCTTCACGGACCAATTTTGCATACCTCCTATTCCTTGATTCCTGAATGTTGTATTCCTTCTATTAAATAATTCTCACCATATAGAAACATGAGGAGCACTGGCAGCATATAAATACTGGAAGCGGCAAAAGCAAGCCCTCTTTCTCCGCCGATTATTTTTGAAAGATAAACGGAGAGAGGCTGTTTTTGGACATCCTGAAGAAATATCAGCGGCTGCTCCACCATATTCCAGTTGTCGATAAAACCTAAAATAAACATGGCTGCTATCCCGTTTCTGCACATAGGCAGTATAACTTTGAAAAATATCTGAAACTGCCCTGCTCCATCCATTTTTGCGGCTTCAATATAAGAATCGGGGATCTGCTCCATATACTGCTTAAGGAGAAATACTCCGAAAGTGTTAAATATACCGGGAAATATAATTGAGAGATAATTGTTAACAAGGCCAAACTTATCCGCTACGAGATAATTAGGAACCAGGGTTACCTGAAAAGGCATCAGCATTACAATAATGTATATAAAAAACAACTGGTTTTTACCTTTGAATTTAAGCTTGGCAAAGGCGTAAGCCGCCATGCTGGAAATAATAGTTTGACCTGCCACTATAGGGACAACAATTATAACTGAATTCCAGAACATCAACAGAAACTGTGACTTCTTTATAAGCACTTCATAATATTGCCCGATTTCCACTACATCCGGTATGAGTTTTAACTTTGCGTAATTATCGGTTGAACCGTCATTTGAGGTACCGGAGCTGTTTGTTGAGCCTATCATGCTGTAATTATTTGAAATTTCCGCCTCACTCATGAATGAATTTGAAACCGTAAGTATCAGGGGAAATATAAAAATTATTGCAGTTACCGACAGTATTACGGTAACAACTATTCCTTTAAGCCTTCTTTTCATGGCATTTCTCCTCTCGCAATCTAATTTTAACTAACCATCCTGTTTATCTTTCTTTCAATAACAAAGAGTATAAAAACAATAAGCACTATGAAAACAGCCATTACAAAAGCTGCGGAAGTCAGCTTCTGGTAATCAAGGCTGGCAAACATATTATTCATATAATGCTGCAGCATATAAATACTGCTGTGAGGGTGGTCTCCCGATATAAGGTAAGTCTCCCTGAAAACCTTAAATGAGTTTATTATTGACATAATGAATACGAAAAAGGCCGTAGGTGTAAGATAAACCATAGTAATATTGGTAAACTGCTTCCAGGAATTAGCACCATCAATTTTTGCGGATTCATAATATTCAACTGGTATATTTTTAAGCCCGGAGAGAAAAAGTACCATGCTGTACCCTATGTTTTTCCACAGGTAAACTATGATAACAGCAGCTCTTGCCCATTCTGTCTTCATCCAGTCCACAGGGTGCTGACCAAGGGACGTTATCAGCCCATTTAAGACCCCGTTAATGTCAAACAAGGACTGCCACACCAAAACCACTGAAGCCACAGGTACTACAAGGGGCGTTATAAACAGGGTACGGAAAATGTTTCTGCCGTATGTATTTGCATTTATAAGAAGCGCAAGACAAAGAGACAATATCATATTCAATGGCACACTTATAAAGGAAAACATAGCGGTATTTATTACTGCCTTTATAAAACTGGGGTTTTTAATTAAATTAAAATAATTCTGCAAACCCACAAATTCTCCGTTAATAGGGCTGCTTACAAGTGAATAATAAAGCCCTCCTAAGAATGGGACAGCATAAAAAACTGAAAAACCTATTATGCTGGGAGCCAGAAAAAACCATGCAAGTTTATTCCCATTTATTTTAAATATTTTCTTCATTGCAGCCTCCTTGACAATGTTAAGGTATACGCCTTTTCTATTTCAGACTTTTCCCAAGTCGTGAATCCGGTGAGTTTAAGTTTACTAAGCTATCACATCAAGTTAACTTAGCACTCACCTACATGCTATCAACGGAAGCTTTAGATTTCCTTTAAAATAAGCAAAATTTTTGCCATACATAAAATTCTAAAGAAATTTAAAGAATTGTATTGTAACATTATTTTTG contains:
- a CDS encoding carbohydrate ABC transporter permease, producing the protein MKRRLKGIVVTVILSVTAIIFIFPLILTVSNSFMSEAEISNNYSMIGSTNSSGTSNDGSTDNYAKLKLIPDVVEIGQYYEVLIKKSQFLLMFWNSVIIVVPIVAGQTIISSMAAYAFAKLKFKGKNQLFFIYIIVMLMPFQVTLVPNYLVADKFGLVNNYLSIIFPGIFNTFGVFLLKQYMEQIPDSYIEAAKMDGAGQFQIFFKVILPMCRNGIAAMFILGFIDNWNMVEQPLIFLQDVQKQPLSVYLSKIIGGERGLAFAASSIYMLPVLLMFLYGENYLIEGIQHSGIKE
- a CDS encoding ABC transporter substrate-binding protein gives rise to the protein MLKNNLLVGDIPPNPKSSLKVEVCHLSLSKKILKRITCLVLAVFTSSAITACGSTANNNSKETSSGNNTLTVSVMTKDMYLDTAVKLFEEQHPGVTIDVKEYTSNPLPASDGKNTSIRVGEKPEDVEKYVSAMNTQLMSGNGTDIMLLSPLPYENYIDKNMLVNLSDMIQSDESFDMGKYYANILDAMKYNGNLYGLPLSVNLNVLEANKALLDKYNIDIDDSKWSWEDFEQAAQEIVENSKKDGAQGMYALSGMDGSTIMSSLVSESYDKFVDKNEKAAGFDSREFVALLNMAKSMIDSGYVNTDTSQGKITDLAARGNTVFSAGGIRNYMDMMMAKQTYSDGVEFLNYPGEGAGLSFTTNTLYGISNNSSNKELAWEFLKFLASDEMMSQNSLVGLPVNKTASEKSAQNAVEMSKKVSSSNGNAKIMMNMNGQSINLNKPITEEDVKVIQELLTDAEKYTNADQKVLSIIREETAAFFAGQKTAEDTAKTIQDRVNTYINE
- a CDS encoding efflux RND transporter periplasmic adaptor subunit, encoding MVREELMDYAKRKKITGKLLVIFMITMVLLTFFSNTINNFTLPRVTLEKPSGGALIKEISGEGIIEAKLVIEEYTDTSLKVLDVNVQAGDTVRAGQQILSLDIDSLKSSLEDEKAKYQQQQISLNKLKDSSNIITLDNNIETALENLTQKTKEYQDIKTLYEHGYESEKNLKNAEAAMNTAQRSYDSSLMAKESYIKENQQDIENGQLNLEIAARRIEALEKQVANNGIYMASAGGIITEVNFSKGSMANSSKPLFKLAETSGGFQVDIPVDRDLAGYVTIGDSVDVRITSLGDKVVKGAVAQIKEELQNGDNKVLVIDVNDQELQGGEKGQIYISNKTKQYSALVPNSSVYTDNNGYYVFVIKKNDGPLGTENYVQRADVTVEDSDSTMSAIVNGIMPMDKIVTDSTKSLSDGDKVVVVEQ
- a CDS encoding ABC transporter permease codes for the protein MKAFKPAYFILAAGIFILIFNSLFGWSITSKYSETNGVYKTNKVSVNVLKGSASQERSAFTMDDIRHMQEFSFKDTDMAYSSAEKSAVSYKDSRTEAEVYGVNYKYGMFHQIEFKSGSFITEGNKDEKVAVVDENLAEKLFNNDNVVGMPIELYGQEFKIIGVIKGDESIVQAITDSGLGNIYIPVEQMLIYDENSEITSFEVKAGGNITGQNISKAKEALGSIGKNALDYKIIDYNLENILVSQKTRLCIFMAGMSAIIMLLYLIKKRAVDIYSIIKSGLKEDYFSDVLKLKCLMITMTMLEMVVIFVFIYLLWDNIKFSLYIPAEYVPNELIDIDFFSGLFKSLAQTKVQNAGYVPTYTEMKMNVLNIMQNWNACIGLLIGFPLYYLGLKLLELKEENCIKLLLYSCLCLISSIILGVLILLIFKMPVAVDIKGVSVVLAFIFLSIYRAAAHTQNRTIKI
- a CDS encoding DUF3788 family protein — protein: MPSYDEIRDFIGDIAVMQFDRLIEFVEENYDFDKEIYFGGKNYGVLVRFRKNGKTLLSIFPEKNGFSIVLVYGKKEIEQFENRKNEYSSFITSIYDATKQYHDGKWLLIRIEDDRYLNELIEMIKIKKKPNKKVV
- a CDS encoding carbohydrate ABC transporter permease — protein: MKKIFKINGNKLAWFFLAPSIIGFSVFYAVPFLGGLYYSLVSSPINGEFVGLQNYFNLIKNPSFIKAVINTAMFSFISVPLNMILSLCLALLINANTYGRNIFRTLFITPLVVPVASVVLVWQSLFDINGVLNGLITSLGQHPVDWMKTEWARAAVIIVYLWKNIGYSMVLFLSGLKNIPVEYYESAKIDGANSWKQFTNITMVYLTPTAFFVFIMSIINSFKVFRETYLISGDHPHSSIYMLQHYMNNMFASLDYQKLTSAAFVMAVFIVLIVFILFVIERKINRMVS